In Chryseobacterium lactis, a single genomic region encodes these proteins:
- a CDS encoding amidohydrolase family protein, protein MKKFHILIVLALCCSSFKAQTYIQNVTVADVIHKKMVPAQTVVINNGVISTIKSSKQIKIPKNSKVINGEGKYLIPGMTDAHIHFFQSGGLYTRPDALDLRKHVPYEEEISRGHENMKNFLQYYLKTGITSVIDPGATYNFLNLRDLLKKNNNLPSVYMSGPLITTYEPEVFKNLNKDEPFKLTLTPEDARKFVQEQLPYKPDFIKIWYIVLGDAQKKKEEAKKLEPVIKTTIEEAHKNNLKAAVHAAERFTAETAVLNGADYLVHNIEDEVISDDFVKLLQAKKVVLCPTLTVMDNYYDTYGQKKEYNTYELENSDPKSIGSMYDLKHLENSSDSTLIKKYKTRFNSSQIKSYVSKTDSIRRINLKKLAEGGVTIAAGTDAGNIGTQHATSFMDELKAMKESGMNNWQILQSATINPTKILNKEAQYGSIEAGKVADLVLLNGNPVDNLDYLTQIDTIFKNGQAFDPRTILKVTPEMLVQQQVNGYNARNIDAFLEPYAEDVELYMFPSKLLSKGKDAMRKSYESLFTTHPDLHCEVKQRIINLNSVIDKENVSGLKSNKKLEATAIYEFKNDKISKVYFLY, encoded by the coding sequence ATGAAAAAATTTCATATCCTGATCGTGCTGGCTTTATGTTGCAGCAGCTTCAAAGCTCAAACTTATATCCAAAATGTAACTGTTGCAGATGTGATTCATAAGAAAATGGTTCCTGCACAAACCGTTGTGATCAATAATGGTGTTATCAGTACCATAAAATCAAGCAAACAGATTAAAATTCCTAAAAATTCAAAAGTTATTAACGGCGAAGGCAAATACCTGATTCCGGGAATGACAGATGCTCATATTCATTTTTTTCAAAGTGGAGGTTTGTATACAAGACCGGATGCACTGGATCTGAGAAAGCATGTTCCTTATGAAGAAGAAATCAGTCGGGGACATGAAAATATGAAAAACTTTCTTCAGTATTATCTTAAAACCGGGATTACCTCAGTGATTGATCCGGGTGCAACTTATAATTTTCTTAATTTAAGAGATTTATTAAAGAAGAACAACAATTTACCGTCTGTTTATATGTCCGGACCGCTTATTACAACCTATGAGCCTGAAGTCTTTAAAAACCTCAATAAAGATGAACCTTTTAAACTGACCTTAACTCCTGAAGATGCCAGGAAATTTGTACAGGAGCAACTTCCATACAAACCTGATTTTATTAAAATCTGGTATATTGTCTTAGGTGATGCTCAAAAAAAGAAAGAAGAAGCCAAAAAACTGGAACCTGTTATAAAAACCACAATTGAAGAAGCTCACAAAAACAACCTGAAAGCGGCGGTACATGCTGCGGAGCGGTTCACAGCAGAAACAGCAGTTTTAAACGGTGCAGATTATCTGGTTCACAATATAGAAGACGAGGTAATTTCCGATGACTTTGTAAAGCTTTTACAAGCGAAAAAAGTTGTTCTGTGCCCTACTCTTACGGTAATGGATAATTATTATGATACCTACGGACAGAAAAAGGAGTATAATACCTATGAGCTGGAAAACTCAGACCCGAAAAGCATTGGCTCTATGTATGATCTTAAGCATCTGGAAAACTCATCTGATTCAACATTAATAAAGAAATATAAAACCAGATTCAATTCTTCTCAGATAAAAAGTTATGTTTCAAAAACAGATTCTATCAGAAGGATTAATCTTAAAAAACTAGCTGAGGGCGGGGTAACCATTGCTGCCGGTACCGATGCCGGAAATATAGGAACCCAGCATGCCACTTCTTTCATGGATGAGCTTAAAGCAATGAAAGAAAGCGGGATGAATAATTGGCAAATCCTGCAATCAGCAACTATCAATCCTACAAAAATTCTTAATAAGGAAGCTCAGTATGGTAGTATTGAAGCTGGCAAAGTGGCTGATCTTGTCTTATTAAATGGCAATCCCGTTGATAATCTGGACTATCTTACACAAATTGATACTATTTTTAAAAACGGACAAGCTTTTGACCCTCGTACCATTTTGAAGGTAACTCCGGAAATGTTGGTGCAACAGCAGGTAAACGGATACAATGCCCGAAATATTGATGCTTTTCTGGAGCCGTATGCTGAGGATGTGGAACTTTATATGTTCCCTTCTAAACTTTTAAGTAAAGGTAAAGATGCGATGAGAAAATCTTATGAGTCCCTATTTACCACTCATCCGGATCTTCATTGTGAGGTTAAACAGAGGATCATTAATTTGAATTCTGTTATTGATAAAGAGAACGTCTCTGGTTTAAAGTCCAACAAAAAGTTAGAAGCTACAGCGATCTACGAATTTAAAAATGATAAAATTTCAAAAGTCTACTTCTTATATTAG
- a CDS encoding histidine kinase: MKNKRRSVKFYLLCTKDVKSVRLVFKIVLILIFAGVNLLHAQDTTRVSQALKSAAKLKRAVDKNDNKGVADTYVGMANDYFNQGNYAKSEEYLIKAKNIYQNLNDKKNLESVTRKLAQSQEKQNKIAPAISNYSMAAQMGYSEKSKAVNSNDVARLSSPTPEIKAEAIQNNINISRKENETADLAAGYSQLAEVNIQQKDVSKAEENLNNAYKISKKEAPQQALAINQKLADLYVDNKKFDKAIEAKKKVLKEDFVKENSQEKVNQIQELADIYIKKNDPAEAVSLLKNAYGIALNKGHTLEAQKSVKKLDSLYAISGNTNASVQLYRDFLGKLPDLVSKDRSLVDNKILEDTEQRISQLEKEKELKDELIRKKNVFNYGLIGALVLLTGLIVIIFRTLKKVQIKNKKIALQSLRREMNPHFIFNSLNSVNHFIATNNELEANQYLTRFSKLMRGVMENSTEDFIPFQQELDLLQNYLGLEKTRFADKFNYEVEVDESLNMHNLQVPGMLVQPFLENAIWHGLRYRTDKGLLKLSFEKEGSHLKILIEDNGIGIEESKKQKTHHQKTREGRGMKNTLERIQLLNDLYKKNITCSVKDKENSKGVLVTIKINLF; this comes from the coding sequence GTGAAGAATAAGAGAAGATCGGTAAAGTTTTACTTACTTTGCACTAAAGATGTGAAATCCGTGAGATTAGTTTTTAAAATAGTATTGATATTGATTTTTGCAGGAGTAAACCTACTTCATGCACAGGATACAACACGGGTTTCTCAGGCACTTAAATCTGCCGCAAAACTTAAAAGGGCCGTCGATAAAAATGATAATAAAGGGGTTGCCGATACCTATGTGGGAATGGCCAACGATTATTTCAACCAGGGAAATTATGCTAAAAGTGAAGAGTACTTAATCAAGGCTAAGAATATCTATCAAAATCTTAACGATAAAAAAAATCTGGAATCTGTCACGCGCAAACTGGCTCAGTCACAGGAAAAACAAAATAAAATAGCTCCGGCAATCAGTAATTATAGTATGGCAGCACAGATGGGGTACAGCGAAAAGAGCAAAGCTGTCAACTCCAATGATGTGGCACGCCTGTCTTCTCCTACGCCTGAGATAAAAGCGGAAGCCATTCAAAATAATATTAATATCAGCAGAAAAGAAAACGAAACGGCAGATCTTGCTGCAGGCTACAGTCAGCTGGCAGAGGTGAATATTCAACAGAAGGATGTTTCAAAAGCAGAAGAAAATCTGAATAACGCCTATAAAATTTCGAAAAAAGAAGCTCCGCAACAGGCCCTGGCAATTAATCAGAAACTGGCAGATTTGTATGTTGATAATAAGAAATTTGATAAAGCTATTGAAGCGAAAAAGAAAGTTCTCAAAGAAGATTTTGTGAAAGAAAACTCTCAGGAGAAAGTCAATCAGATTCAGGAGCTGGCAGATATTTATATTAAGAAAAATGACCCGGCAGAGGCAGTAAGTTTATTAAAAAACGCGTACGGAATTGCTCTCAACAAAGGCCATACTCTTGAAGCTCAGAAAAGTGTAAAAAAGCTGGACAGTCTGTACGCAATCTCGGGAAATACCAATGCTTCAGTTCAATTGTACAGAGATTTTCTTGGAAAATTACCTGATCTGGTATCTAAAGACAGAAGCCTAGTTGATAACAAAATCCTTGAAGATACAGAACAGAGAATATCACAACTGGAAAAAGAAAAGGAATTGAAAGATGAGCTTATTCGTAAGAAAAACGTTTTCAATTATGGATTAATAGGTGCTTTGGTTCTCCTTACAGGACTTATCGTTATTATTTTCAGAACGCTGAAAAAAGTTCAGATTAAAAATAAAAAAATTGCCCTTCAGTCGCTTCGTAGAGAAATGAATCCTCATTTTATATTCAACAGCTTAAACAGTGTCAATCACTTTATCGCAACCAATAATGAACTGGAAGCCAATCAGTATCTCACCAGATTTTCCAAACTGATGCGTGGGGTAATGGAAAATTCTACCGAAGATTTTATCCCTTTTCAACAGGAACTGGATCTTCTGCAGAATTACCTTGGACTGGAGAAAACGCGTTTTGCAGATAAATTTAATTATGAAGTTGAGGTAGATGAAAGCCTGAATATGCACAATTTACAGGTTCCCGGAATGCTGGTGCAGCCGTTTCTGGAAAACGCAATCTGGCACGGACTGCGTTATAGGACTGATAAAGGCTTATTAAAACTAAGCTTTGAAAAAGAAGGTTCTCATTTAAAAATTCTCATTGAAGACAATGGAATAGGCATCGAAGAAAGCAAAAAACAAAAGACACATCATCAAAAAACACGCGAAGGCAGAGGAATGAAAAATACGCTGGAAAGAATTCAGCTGCTGAATGATTTGTATAAAAAAAATATTACCTGTTCCGTAAAGGATAAGGAAAACAGCAAAGGTGTTTTGGTAACCATTAAGATTAATCTGTTTTAA
- a CDS encoding PA3715 family protein yields MKNIMILTFVSLFSGILSAQEFDATRLSHILKALKLDKAKVKEELCIEKKIPNAEDSYIAVIPVIVGSGEDEYNFTIRNYIVITDGNGTIRNQYFDPTEIISDAIMLTGLTIDTGLYTIGTNIRAFGVKVDFTGSSRPNPYSSETISLYYPEGKTLRKVLDQFELDSSHGEWDTRCNGEFENRHSVMIIGTAKTNNFSDIKIKTTSVTTINKDLNGECEGKETSKTSYKTLQFKNGKYQ; encoded by the coding sequence ATGAAAAATATAATGATATTAACCTTTGTTTCTTTATTTTCCGGGATATTATCTGCCCAGGAGTTTGATGCCACCAGGCTAAGTCATATTCTGAAAGCTTTAAAACTGGATAAAGCAAAAGTAAAAGAAGAGCTTTGTATCGAAAAGAAAATACCCAATGCAGAAGACTCATATATTGCCGTTATCCCGGTTATAGTGGGAAGTGGAGAAGATGAATATAATTTTACAATTCGAAATTATATCGTCATTACAGATGGAAACGGAACAATTCGGAATCAATACTTTGATCCTACTGAAATAATTTCCGATGCGATAATGCTGACAGGTCTGACAATAGATACGGGTTTATATACTATTGGAACAAATATTCGCGCCTTCGGTGTTAAAGTTGATTTTACGGGAAGCAGCCGGCCCAATCCTTATTCTTCCGAAACAATTTCATTATACTATCCGGAAGGAAAAACGCTGCGCAAAGTACTTGATCAATTTGAGCTGGATTCAAGCCATGGAGAATGGGATACCCGATGCAACGGTGAATTTGAAAACCGGCATTCTGTGATGATCATCGGTACGGCAAAGACCAATAATTTTTCTGATATTAAAATTAAAACCACCTCCGTTACAACCATTAATAAGGATTTAAATGGTGAATGTGAAGGTAAAGAAACTTCAAAAACCAGCTACAAAACTTTACAGTTTAAAAACGGAAAGTACCAGTAG
- a CDS encoding DUF6326 family protein, whose product MNTDFKTFENSPVNIKIILAGLWTSVTLCYLYGDYFELYTPGKTRGLVEGNNLLDSPFKLFTASIVLAIPAVMVFLSLILKPAINRFLNIVLGLLFTLIMVFIGVTSFSDWYLFYVFLAALECMITILIVRYAWKWKRTDL is encoded by the coding sequence ATGAATACAGATTTTAAGACATTTGAAAATTCTCCGGTGAATATTAAAATAATTCTTGCCGGCTTGTGGACTTCCGTCACCCTTTGTTATTTATATGGAGACTATTTTGAACTCTATACTCCAGGAAAAACACGAGGTCTTGTTGAAGGAAATAATCTGTTGGATTCTCCCTTCAAACTGTTCACGGCTTCCATAGTTCTTGCAATTCCCGCCGTAATGGTATTTTTATCTCTGATTTTAAAACCGGCTATCAACAGATTTCTCAATATTGTGTTGGGACTGTTGTTCACATTAATTATGGTATTTATTGGTGTAACTTCCTTTTCAGATTGGTATTTGTTTTACGTTTTCCTGGCAGCTTTAGAATGTATGATCACTATACTGATCGTAAGATATGCCTGGAAATGGAAAAGAACAGATCTGTAG
- a CDS encoding LytR/AlgR family response regulator transcription factor gives MKIKAVIVDDEKIAREVLRSYLTKYCPQVEILGEAESIKEAVPLIAENQPQLVFLDVEMPFGNAFDVLEATSEFSYETIFITAFSQYSLQALNKSASYYILKPIDIQELIVAVNKVVESLEKKEELNRNKILLQNLKLKPEKQQLILPTLQGFDVVKTEDIVRLQADGNFTQVYLTDGSKKMVCRFLKHFDDLLESPFVRVHRSHIINTGFVKSYHKSGTVMLSDDTEIEVSGSFKENFLKVFS, from the coding sequence ATGAAAATAAAAGCTGTAATTGTAGACGATGAAAAGATTGCAAGGGAAGTTTTAAGAAGCTACCTTACCAAATATTGTCCCCAGGTTGAAATTCTGGGCGAAGCGGAAAGTATCAAAGAAGCTGTTCCATTGATCGCAGAAAATCAGCCGCAATTGGTCTTTCTTGATGTAGAAATGCCTTTCGGGAATGCCTTCGATGTTTTGGAAGCCACCAGTGAATTTTCTTATGAAACCATTTTCATTACTGCATTTTCGCAATATTCTTTACAGGCTTTAAATAAATCAGCAAGCTATTATATTTTAAAACCAATCGACATTCAGGAACTTATTGTCGCCGTTAATAAAGTGGTAGAAAGTCTTGAGAAAAAAGAAGAACTTAACCGGAATAAAATATTGCTTCAAAACTTAAAATTAAAACCGGAAAAACAACAGCTCATCCTTCCCACTTTACAGGGATTTGATGTGGTGAAAACGGAAGATATTGTAAGATTACAGGCAGATGGCAACTTTACCCAGGTATATCTTACCGATGGTTCAAAAAAAATGGTTTGCCGGTTTCTAAAACATTTTGATGATCTGTTGGAAAGTCCTTTCGTAAGAGTTCATCGCTCTCATATTATCAATACAGGTTTTGTGAAATCCTATCATAAAAGTGGAACAGTAATGCTTTCTGATGATACTGAAATTGAAGTTTCCGGGAGTTTTAAAGAGAACTTTCTGAAAGTTTTTTCGTAG
- a CDS encoding lipocalin family protein, which yields MKTLHKIILPVSVGALGLLIFNSYSVGIPKGAIAVKGFDAKKYLGRWYEIARFDYKFEKNMDNVTAEYSENPDGTIRVVNRGYDYLKKLWNDSIGEAKFVKDKTEARLKVSFFKPFWAGYNVIDIDEEYQYVLVAGSSLKYLWILSRTTSIPESIRQRFIEKAKKIGYKTNDLIWVRHNQ from the coding sequence ATGAAAACGCTTCACAAAATTATACTTCCGGTCTCGGTAGGTGCACTGGGGCTTCTTATTTTTAACTCCTATTCCGTGGGTATTCCCAAAGGAGCAATTGCCGTAAAAGGTTTTGATGCTAAAAAATATCTCGGACGATGGTATGAAATTGCCCGTTTTGATTACAAATTCGAGAAAAATATGGATAATGTTACCGCTGAATATTCTGAAAATCCCGATGGAACCATCCGTGTTGTGAACCGGGGCTACGACTATTTAAAAAAGCTGTGGAATGACTCTATCGGAGAAGCTAAATTCGTTAAAGATAAAACTGAAGCCCGTTTAAAAGTGTCTTTTTTTAAACCATTTTGGGCAGGGTATAACGTGATTGACATCGATGAAGAATATCAGTATGTTTTGGTTGCAGGAAGCAGCTTAAAATATCTTTGGATTCTTTCCAGAACCACCAGCATTCCTGAAAGCATAAGACAACGTTTTATTGAAAAAGCAAAGAAAATAGGATATAAAACAAATGATTTAATCTGGGTAAGACACAACCAATAA
- a CDS encoding DUF7832 domain-containing protein: MSKYDDASWHYGGDFPESLPQKNGATHTGMFLNWCINHDLISDELKEDGAEEIEKLKRREITGADFVMNACDGKFSEYDLSDLGNSFAKDYYADDTDFGNRYSSFADDYVNIFDGKAEENDYEYETFYHIEDTYENYDLMAQVIDHRFEEWKEYIGS; this comes from the coding sequence ATGTCTAAATATGATGATGCCTCATGGCATTATGGTGGTGATTTTCCGGAAAGTCTTCCTCAAAAAAATGGAGCCACCCACACAGGTATGTTTCTGAACTGGTGTATTAACCATGATTTAATCTCTGATGAATTAAAAGAAGACGGTGCGGAGGAAATTGAAAAATTAAAACGACGAGAGATTACAGGTGCCGACTTTGTAATGAACGCCTGTGATGGAAAATTTTCTGAATATGATTTGAGTGACCTGGGAAATAGTTTTGCAAAGGATTATTATGCCGACGACACGGATTTCGGGAACAGATACAGTTCATTTGCCGATGACTACGTTAATATTTTTGATGGTAAAGCTGAGGAAAACGACTACGAATATGAAACTTTTTATCATATTGAAGACACGTATGAAAACTATGATTTGATGGCACAGGTCATTGATCATCGCTTTGAAGAGTGGAAGGAATATATTGGAAGTTAA
- a CDS encoding CinA family nicotinamide mononucleotide deamidase-related protein yields MEKAVLITIGDEILSGNTIDTNSNFIASELKNIGIKVTQIFTISDEIETIKKTLKTAFESGDLVITTGGLGPTRDDKTKKALAEFFNDEIALDEVTFNHLKAYMEKRGRQDILERNKEQAFVPTKSVVFQNHFGTAPCMMMEQNGKLSFSLPGVPYEVKPLIKDQIIPYLQEKFNLNFIHTRIVSVVGIPESILADTIENWELALPENIALSYLPVGTRVKLRLTASGDNEEMLKLQAENEIQKLLPLVEGHVIAVSEDKIETILAEILTERKLTISTAESCTGGELAKMITSVSGSSKYFLGGMVAYATDKKIKILNVSKDTVEKFTVVSEQVAQEMAKGCQQLFDTHISLSTTGVAGPGKGEDGKEVGTVFYTIRVNNQEVTSKLYMPHLERVDFMNFVSQKVIQDLVGLLVNS; encoded by the coding sequence ATGGAAAAAGCCGTTCTGATTACGATTGGTGATGAAATCCTTTCAGGAAATACAATCGACACCAACTCAAATTTTATTGCTTCCGAACTGAAAAATATAGGCATTAAAGTTACCCAGATTTTTACAATTTCAGATGAGATTGAAACCATCAAAAAAACATTGAAAACTGCTTTTGAATCAGGTGATCTGGTGATTACAACCGGCGGGCTGGGACCTACCAGAGATGATAAAACAAAAAAGGCACTGGCAGAGTTTTTCAATGATGAAATTGCTCTGGATGAGGTCACGTTTAATCATCTTAAAGCCTATATGGAAAAACGGGGACGCCAGGATATTTTGGAAAGAAATAAAGAACAGGCTTTTGTTCCTACGAAATCTGTAGTTTTTCAAAATCATTTTGGTACTGCACCATGTATGATGATGGAGCAGAACGGAAAGCTTTCATTCAGTTTGCCGGGAGTTCCATATGAAGTAAAACCATTGATTAAAGATCAGATTATTCCTTATTTACAGGAGAAATTTAACCTTAACTTTATCCATACCAGAATTGTTTCGGTGGTGGGCATTCCCGAAAGTATTTTAGCTGATACCATTGAAAATTGGGAATTGGCACTTCCTGAAAATATAGCGCTTTCCTATCTTCCTGTAGGAACAAGAGTAAAACTCAGATTAACGGCATCCGGCGACAACGAAGAAATGCTAAAATTGCAGGCAGAGAATGAAATCCAAAAGCTTCTTCCTTTGGTGGAAGGGCATGTGATTGCTGTATCAGAAGATAAAATTGAAACTATTCTGGCAGAAATACTAACGGAAAGAAAACTGACCATTTCCACAGCAGAGAGCTGTACCGGAGGTGAATTAGCAAAAATGATTACTTCAGTTTCCGGCAGTTCAAAGTATTTTCTTGGCGGAATGGTTGCTTATGCTACAGATAAGAAAATTAAAATTTTAAATGTTTCGAAAGATACTGTAGAAAAATTTACTGTTGTAAGTGAGCAGGTAGCTCAGGAAATGGCAAAAGGATGTCAACAATTGTTCGATACTCATATCTCTCTTTCTACGACCGGAGTGGCAGGTCCCGGAAAAGGAGAAGATGGAAAAGAGGTAGGAACAGTTTTCTATACGATCAGAGTTAATAATCAGGAAGTCACCTCAAAACTCTACATGCCTCACCTGGAAAGAGTGGATTTTATGAATTTCGTTTCCCAGAAGGTAATTCAGGATCTTGTAGGACTCCTTGTCAATAGTTAA